AGTGGAAAATTCAATAACAGCTCAGTGAAGAAGCCAATGTTAAATTTTGGTGGTAATCTAAAAGGTGttgaaagaaggagaagaaataaGAAAAGAAGAAGATTGAGAATAAGCTTAAAGGGGATTCTAGTTATAATTGCAACTATTGTAACAGACAAAATCATCTTGGTCGTGACTGCATGCTAAGGAAACAtgaagaaaaaaaggaaaaagtgAGGGATGGGGCGTACTATGCGATGAAGATTGAGGAACTTCGTGCAAAATCCAAGAATCTCTCCTTGGTTGCGAAGGATGCAGTTGATGATGGTGGTACCTATCAAATTTGGTCTTCAAGCTTCGATGACAAAGAGATGCACCATCCTACTCATGGAGTCATGTATATGAAACATGTGGTTGATCATTCAAGTGGAAAGATCATGTTCGGTGAATTTGAGAAGGACAATGATTTAGAAGATTTGGAGAAGAAGAATGGAGATGAGAGTAAAGAGGAGGAAGAGATGATAGTTGGAAGATGTTTCGTCACAACCGATTCAAAGTCTCCCATGACTAATAAGGTATGTGATCTCTTATCTCTCTTAACGTTCCTTTAAATTCTTACAATGCCATTTTATCTAATTTTGATGGTACATGTTCTTACTTGAATGATATGTTAATTTCTATGAATAGCGAAGTGTAGAAGAATAAGGCATTGCTTTACGATGTGAGAAAtaagttggagaagaagaaaaCTAGGATAGAAAGCCTAGATTTAAAACTTATGAATGTGATGATTGATATAGACTCGTTGAGATTAGACAATAGTTTACTTGTGAAACATAGTAATATATGTTATAATACTGCTAAAAGGTTGTATGGTCAACTAACTAATCTCTATCATTCATCTGAAATCTGTAAGGAACAACATAGGAAGTTACTCCCTTTTATTAACTTCAAACATGAATTAGTTGATGAAACCACTTATGACTGTGAGAGTAAAGTTGTGAATTATGATAaagggattaagctcttaatagaagGAAAAGGTGGCAAGAGTGTATGATGGGCGTACGTTAAAGTACATTGCGCGTACGTGGTCAGCTCCTCATCTTTTGGTCAATGCATAGTACGTCGTGCATACAAGCTCAGTTGAGTTGACCCGGTtaacttttgactttgaccaagattttaccaagtttgacctaggggtattttgggtgttttgaaTTATAGTTTATTTTGGTCATTTATGATTGAATAGGTGTCCGATAGAGCTGATATTCGGAGAAATGTCCTGTTAAGCTATTTTCGTCtctctgtgaggtgagtttcctcattgtatccgtgggtcgaaggcaccaatgtcggcccgttattttgttatgtagaatgctagctattatgtgacttttacataTATGTTTGTACGATCAGGTTGAAATAAGCCCCAGGGCGGGGACCGTTATGGTATgatcgggttgaaataaaccccaagGTGGGGCCCACTATGGTATGATCAGATTGAAATAAACCCCAAGGTGGGGCCCACTATGGTATGATCGAGTTGAAATAAACCCTAGGTCAAGGCCCACTAGTGTATAatcgggttgaaataaaccccaggGTGGGGCCCATATTTTTTTattgggttggaatataccctAGGTCTAGGCCCAATATATATgtttgttatgtgttattttgggaaaactcactaagctttatacttacagtttatgtttatgttttcaggtacttccggtacaaAAGGGAAGACCcgacgtgatggcacaacatcaTCCCCTCATGATTTCCGCACTTTTTGGATACCATTACTTTGATGTTTTGGATATTGTACACTGTTATTGAATTGGATCTATTTGGTGATTGAAACTGTGGAAttataaatgaaaaattttatcacggtttttgggttgttacaacccACTTGGCAGTAGAACATTGTCAAGCCAAGCAAATGTATTTTTCTTTGTTTGATTGTTGATTGAATGTTGAAGTCTATTCAAAGACAACTAAAAATTGGGCATGTTATAAATTTTGCAGATGTGCCAAAACAAGCATTCCACTACCCTATTGTAATCAATCCTAGCCCATAAATTTCAACCAACATCGTTACAACAATGCCCATGATATGAATCACATAGATAATACTTAGGGCCAATTATATTCAATTGTACATATCGTATATGAATGCGACTTCCCCACTGTCCTGAAGGGATTCCTTTACCCTTAAAGGACCCAAGTCTAGCCTTTGTCACTCTTTATATTCCTAAATGAAACACTATCACTAATTTGTCATGGTTTTTATCAATGGAAATTATGATTAACATTGACCATAAGTAACTCTCATTTAAACGGAAACTGCCTATAAATATCAATGATAACATGTGCCTTAGAAATGATTTAATCTACAAAAACTATGGTACCATTATTAGTAAAACTGTAACACCCGTTTTTCGAAATCGGATCAGTATGGGGCATAAAGGACTCAAATGCATGGTTTTTAGGAAAAATCAtgtgtcacgacgtgaccataAGGAGGCCACGACGTGACATTCCAAAAATGAGAACGCATATGCCGAAACATGTCATGTCATGACTTGAGTGTGGTCACGATGTGGTAATAGGTACAACCCAATCCCGTGATCTTTTAGGGCTTCTATTGTATTTAAGCATCATACCCTAAGGATTAGGGCACCCTCTTCAGCCTCTAACCCTCTATCATGAAACCATAGCCTCCCTTTGAGAATTTTTGCTCAGTTTGGTGCTCTTGGTACActtgaaggaaaagaagaaggTTTTGGAGAAAAGATCAAGCAACCAACTTTACTTCACCCTTGGAATCATTCTTTGGACCATTTGTAAGACTTAAATCTTCTACCTTTATGATTCATTCCTTGTAGATCTAGCTTTCTTGTATGTTTTAGTCCATTAGAGGATTTTGTATGTTAGGATGagataaattttgcaactttatggatcatcaAGGTCCCTTAAGCCTTATATCTTTCAGATCTAGATAGTGGTTGAGATATGGGAGCTTTGcatgaatttttggttatattCTTACCTTTTGACCTAGTTTAGGTAAAGGACATGCATGCGTGATGTATGTCCATAAAGTTGAAATTTTTAAAAACCTTTAGAGTCCTTAGAAGCTTTTTGAAAACTTGGAATTGaaagcttaatggattaaggaatcAATCCATTAAGATGTTTCTCAGCCGGTAGTCACGACGTGGCATGGAGAGTTCCATGACGTGATGTTGGATGAATCCTTAGCTATCTTATCTAGACGTGTCCATGTCTTGGCGAAAGAGGGTCTACATCGTGATGATTTTTGATTAAGTTGACTAAGACCGAGTTGGATGAGTTAGAGCATGGCCGGATTTGAGATTGATTTGAGTGCATTCACACGATGTAACCATGGGCTGGTCACGATGTGAGGGTCAGCTGTTGATGATGTTTACTGTTTACTTTGACTTGACCATTGTCTTTTGgcttgagttgacttttggtcaaatttctAGTTTTAAAAGGTGGACTTAGGGTTTACCGTATGTGGTTTATTAGGAAGTGTTTAACACCCATTTATTGGCTAAGATAGCTATTAGTTGTGGACTACATGGGcaagatgagtcttctcactatactatgtaggatactagctgtctttgtgatacttgcatggaagactagATGGTGGCCCCTgacatatgtatgaaagaccatgtgaTGGCTCCTAGAAATTGTATGCAAGAATTGGGTTTATCATTGACAGTTATATATAggatgcttgttgtctttgtgatgcttgcatgaaaGGACCATGAtcggtggctcttggcacttatATATCAGACCAGGATTTGGCTCTTGGTCTGGCAAGAAAAAACCATGATTGGCTTATGGCTGATAGTAACAGTAAGATTATGGGTGACCCATAGCATTCCCCATCCTATGTAtcttatgtggtattttggggaactcactaaactctgtgcttacgattttgtggtttaaacattttcaagtacttccagttccaaagggaaTGACACAGTTTGACTGCAGAACATCCCCTGATGGTTTTTCTGCACTGATCAGTATTGAATTACGTTGATTTACTCTAATGTTTGAAAAATACCTTTTACTCtgattggttttggaacaaatggttgtatgggttttgatcatttaaaaatgaaaattttgttggtattttttggatgttataaAAAACTATAACAACAAATATACAATGTATACATTACAAAAGCATCTTACCATACATCCCAAAGCCACAAAACATAACTGAAGTCGGTCTAATACATTTTTATTGATTCTACTTATCATATTACGATATAATTATTACTAGTAGGTTGGTAAAGCTTTGTTGGTGAACTCTAGCTGGTGAACTTATTttcaaatacattaaaaaaatgATTGCAAaatgagtttaatatatatatatatatatatatatatatatatatatatatatatatatatatatatatatagcattatCGTCAAAGTGTCTAAATTCCAAGTGACATGACAATTTCCAAATGAAATGACAATTTACTGGTGAAATGATAATTTTTATTAAATGACTAAAACTCACAATCAAAGTGTAAATTTTCTTAGTCAAAGTGAGATGACAATACCCTGGTTAAATGAAAGTTTACTGGTGAAAATAACAATCTAATGACAATTCTTATTAAGTGTGTAAAATTCATAGTCAAAGTGTATAATTCTGTAGTGAAATTGACCTGAAAATTCACAAATAAAATGACAATTCACTAGTAATGTAACATTCAATTCAGGTGAGCAATTGTCAAGTTTATAAATTCAAAGGTTTTAACCCTACTCACGACGTGAGGTATGTATGTCACACCGTGAAGAGATTAGTGCAATCACACATCACCTTTGGGCTTACGACGTGAGCACatatggctcacgacgtgaggctAGCctgagatgaaaccctaattttaggggtttTATTCTATATTTAAAGGAAGTGAGTGCTAGGGTTAGCCCATCCTCAGCCTCTATAACCTCCTTGCACTCCCCTTTGAGACCCTAGTATCCATATTTTGATATTGAGCTTATTTGTGGTCTTTCTAGCCAATAAGAATTAAAAAAAGAGCATTTAGTCCATCATTTTTGCACTCAAGTCTTATCATCAAGCATTTTCACACCTTCTGGACCTTTATGAGTTTCAAGTTCATTGCTTTATGAGTCCATATGCTTAAATCTAGGTTTTTATGCTTAATCCTTCATATTCAAGATGATGTAGTGGCTGATATCCATAGAGTTGCCAGCTTTATAGGTCTCCAGTGCCATTGAGTAATATAGATGCTAGATATAAAATATGGTTGAGTTTTATGTTACATGCATGAGATTTGGTGTCATTTCTTCATTTTGTGCCCTAGATAGTGTTTGGGACATACATGTCCAAAAGGCCACGATTTTTACGATGTTCTTGAGTAAATAAGACTCTATGGAGGATTTGGTTGCTTGACCAAAAAGGGATTAAGGGCTTCATTCAGCACTTCTGTCCAGAGCGTCCTCACGTGGTGAGCTCTTGTATGTCATGACATAAGGATGGTGTTCCTCGACTGTTTTGACTTATTAGGTCACAACGTGACCGTTAGGGGTCACAACGCGATTAGTAGCTGTGGGACTTTTGAGTGTGGAtttattttgactttgaccatggtttgaccaagtttgacctaagggtattctgggtattttgagttgtatttgagATTGGTCACTATCCGATGAATAGGTGACCGATAGAGCTGATATTCGGAGCAGTGTCTTATTCAACGATCTTTTCAGActgagatgtgagttttcctcactatacttgtaggtcgaaggcaccaaggccggcccactgGATTTGATCTGGAAATATTGAATATTGTTATGCTGAATTTGTAGtagatttgtatgattatatgatgACTGTGGATACGCgttagactggtagatctataggactacctgcAATTACTGGCTATAAGATTAACTGTCTGCTaaaaatcctccttaataaatgaaggtttttttgccacttgtcaatctctcATGGGTTTTGACACGtgtcattttgtggtaattttgaaataaatattatccacttgtcaattttttgtttgttttcatttttagttaaattcatatacttatatatgaaaaatattaaatatcatatatatgatattaaattgtaataaatacgtttctttctttcttattttaaagttgtacattaaaaaatatttcatttttatactttaagtttaatcattttttaaatcaacccgtataatatacgggtgtCACACATAGtgtttattatttgttatatgttgaCATGGTTTGTTTAGGGTTGAGACTGTACTTCTTTGTGCTATCAGTCAACAGACCAGGGCAATCCAAACAGGAGGCTATGGGCCACGATTATCTAACCGGGAGGTTATGGACCTAGTACGTTATATGCAGggcaatccaaccgggaggttgtggccATGGTAagccaaccgggaggttgtggacccaacatgcagaattgtatatgttatatgtttgtgtagtggtactttgggagaactcactaagctttgacttacgatttcaattttatgtttcaggtacttcagatgaccggGACAAGGCAAATGCATGATCGTACAGGTAAGATGAATAATTGTATTTATCACTTGATTGATATGGTTTTAATTTGAAAACATTGGTTTCTTTGaaagtaaaaattaaaaattttatcgtgtttttgggatgttacaggtaaGATGAAAATTATTATTAAATGTCTTAAATTCGTAGTCAGAGTGTATAATTTTCTAGTCCAATTGAAATCGTAATTTGCTTGTGAAATGAAATTTCTTATTAAATGACTGAAATTCGTAGTCAAAATGTATATTTTCATAATCAAAGTGACATAACAATTCATTGATGAAATAACAATTCACTAGTGAAATGTCACTTCTTATTGGATGTGTAAAATTCGTAGTTAAAATGTACATTTCTTAGCCAAAATAACGTGATAATTtaccagtgttctaaaaggcacgCCATGGCGGGCGCCAAGGCGCGAcatcgccgttacgaaaagcttcataacgttgctgttaggcgtgatgcgtgacaaggcgtgatatggcgtgccatgacgcgttatggcgtgttatgacgcgtgttttttcgtttgagacacgttttttgctcttttttataccttttctaaTCGACATACAAGTATtatgttttttattaactttctgttattagttgttgatataacacttctaaaaactaggtgtatttgatataaatttatatttatgcggtaatataattataaattaatataaaaatcgccgccttacatcacgccttgaaaaacgtcatggctcgccataactcgttaagcttgaggcttggtcttgtcgccacgccacgcctcacgccttttAAAACCCGGTAATTTACAGATGAAATGAAAATTCTTATTAAATGTCTAAAATTTGtagtaaaaatatatattttcatagtCAAACTAAAATGACAATTCTTATTAAATGACTAAAATTCATAGTCAATATGTACATTTTCGTAGTCTAACTGACAAGTTAAATAATTTGTGCGTTTGTgtatacacaaaaaaaaaatacatgatcATACTGAAAACCAGGTTGACTCCATGTTCGAACTGGTTCAACTAAGAGTCGGCCACCAAATTGATTCAACTAAAAAAccaatttttaaaatattacataaagcTTGGACAAAAACTTGAAATTTACATCACATATTGCCACCAACCCAAAACCTTACACTAACGTTGTAAAACCCATAAAAGATGTCTCATACTCAAATCCTCACACTAATGAATCTTTATGGTCATGAAAGTTTGTCCACAATGATTTCAGGACATGAGGTATAACTTCAGGGCATCATGAGTCTATGCCATTGAATGATTACTGGTACATGAAATCTAACCGAAACCCTAGTTATGAAAGTTTCCTTTCAACAAAAAGATACcctacattaaaaatctcatgcAACTATCGTGATCCAACTCTTCATAATCACTCATCATCCCACTCTCCTGACTCCCATGCAACAAAACCATGTTTTCCAGATTTAATTAAAACTCGCTTTTCTACAACTAAACCATCTTCCACGTAATCATAATCCCATTCCCATATAACAAGCTTTAAACTCATGGTTATCCTTACTCCACGTCACCACCTTCCATTCCCCTTCATGCATGCATAAACCTTTCGCTTGCATCGGAAAGAACCTTCCTAAATTCACGCCATTATTTTAATTCCAAACCATCGACACACCCGTATCTCCTCACGTTACCATACCTGGCAATGTGGCATCCTAAACACATCCACCGCCTTAATCACCAAGTACGTAAACCCCAAGGAAACACTTATTCCCACTCGACATCTCCTAAACCCTTCACAAAACCTATAATTCCATAGCCCACATCGCTTAAAATCAAAATCCAACGTCCCAAATAGGCAAATATAATAAACCTATAAATACCTTACAATTTCATCAGCTGAAATCATCTTTTCAATCTCTTACAAGCTTTTCAATGATGAAATCTCCCGATCATCTCTCGGTAATCATGTCTTTAGGTtactttttataattattattttttgtaatatgacaattaattatttttaattgtttggAGTTATAATTTGTCATTTGTatcaaataaattaattattcgtTTTGATTATAATACTGCAAGAGCTCCTAAAAAAATCCATATTGATAAAAAAATCCTCCTCCTTAATACCATGATACCACTTTGTTGTGCTATTTTGTGTGTTTAATTGTGTTCATGAAAGATAATTTAAAGAAAACAATCAGAACTTGATGAACCAAAATATGGATTTCAAGTCTAGCTCCTGTGATGAACACGTATAAAGAGAAcatattttgtgtttttgtgaCATATAATTAGAAGAAAACAACCAGAACTCGATGAACCAAAATATAGTTTCCTGTTCTCTTGCGATGAACAGGTACAAAGAGAGAAACAAAAGAAGAAAAGTAAAACTATTATGCCTCGTTTTAAAACCTGATTTATTATGGTGACAATTTTGTATATAGTTTATTGTGATGTGCCTCGATCTGTACGTGCCACACCCAACACAGCCATGGTGGGTCTAGGGATGTTGGAGTCGTACCTTGCAACCATGGCACTTGTCTATAGCCTTTATTTGTGTAGTCAAAATTAAAATGACCCCACAAccctataatattatatttatagaCTAACCTTAAACAATTGCAAGTCATTTTTAACCTACAATATTAATAAGTAGCGACACTtaattttatgtcattttatgatGCAACACTAGTATGTATTCCAAACGTTTGTCTTTAGTGAACTCGATTCTATGTCATTCATTGTGTTTTTGATGGGTCATTGTGCATATGTGAGACACAGGAAATTAGTAACGATGTTGATGAATTCCAAGAGACAGTCGTAGCCTAGGACAAAGAAGTGAGACAAAGATATAATAGCGTTTTTGGTGCAAGAATGTATGTGTAAATACCACCCTAAGGACATATTTTGGGAAGAGTGTTAGTTGTTCTTGAACCTATTTGATATTTGTAGCATAATCTTCATATTGTATCAATTCTTGACTTGGGATAGATAGATATCATTGGGTCGCTACCGGATAAGATTAGGTTAAAAATCTTTACATACTGGTAATTGTCTAGTTTGGTCCATTAAAAATTGATTAGAATCAGATACAATAGAAAACAATGCTTAAAAATCTTGATTTTAGAATTGATACAATATGAACATGCTAAAAATCCCAAATTTGTTAAAACAAAGCCATCACTCTTCCCAAAAATCAAAATACCCTCAAGACTAATGTGTAACATACATCCCGACGCTTGATAGGCTTTTACATCTCCCATCTCTTCTCCTACCTATTGGCCTCGGTTGCCCTTGAAATTCATCAAAGTTGTTAAAAAATTTCTATGTCCCACATATGCACAACAACAATTGAAAACACAGTAAATCATAATACAATCAAAATTCACTATAACGAAGGCATAATTAAAAACTTGTGGAAATTAATAAAATGCATACCTTCAAGGATCGAACCACATGAACATCAAAAGAGGCAGAAAAACATCACTACTTACTACTTACGACACTATATAATCATGACCCAACTTGAGGTGGGTCCCATCCCATCCCATATCTATGGTTAATATTTATCGTTTCTTAGCACTATAAATACGAAGAACCCACTTAAAAGATTTTGGGGGTTGAAACTTGAAATAATATATTGTGAAGAAAAGAATCCCATATATAATCAAAATGGGTAGAGCATATAGAATTCTTTATGATATACGAAGAAGCCTAGATACAATTGAAAAAACATGATTCAAGAATTGATACAATATGAACATGCTACAAGAATCCCAAATGGGTTGAAAAAAAAGCCAGAAGCActcttcccaaaataccctccatGACACTAGTGTTTACACATACATTCCGGCACCGGATAGGCTATTACATCTCTATCTCTCCTCCTACCCCTTGTCTCCGGTTGCCCCTTGAAATCCCTCCACATTGTTATAAATTTTCTATGTCCCACATATGCACGATGACCCTTAAAAACCACAATAAAATCAGCTTCACCATATTAATTACCATATCATATCCAAattaaaacttgtaaaaatcaagaaaattaaTTCATATACCTGCAATGCTCGGACCATATTACCATCAAAAGAAGGAAGAAAAACATCACTACTTAGTGACACAATATAATCGATTGcagtcaaaattagggttttgtttcTATATGGATCAAGTTCACCATCTCGAGCCAACATCTCTTTTGTCACCACATTTGGGAACTCAGCCTTCAATGGCAGAATCGCTTCATCATCCTCAAATGGCTCACCACTTGCAATGTACAATCGAGCAGTTTTTGGTGCTCCTAATTCTTTAAGCAGCCTGAATTCGTAACAAATTTTaagcttctttttttttttgttataaaagATGGAATTAAAGAAAATGGTACCTTGCTACTTCTGACGCATTAAGAAACCCGTGTTCTTTGGTTATAATAGAATTGTACTCTTTTGTTCTTAACCAGAGATTTTTTTCTAGTATGAGAGGAATGGCTACATATGGGCCCTCGATCCACATTCTTCTTGCGATTCGGTTTCCAAGATCTCGAATCGGTTTTGCAAATTTCAATGCGTGAAATGCAACCTGAAATTAATACAAAAATGTGAATATGAATTTAACTGGAATGATTCCGAAATggggaaaaaatgaaaaagaagttGGAAATTGGATCATGTTTAAGACCTTGCATCGGAGTTTTTGAAGATCGAGTGGAAGATTCTTGGAAAGTTTTGAGTCTAGGCCTGTTAATACTAGAGACCCTTCTTCATTAAGCTGAAAattttgaaggttttgaaggTTGTTAAAATGGTGGTTTTGGTTATAGAAAGTGAAATTGAACAGATATTTTGATGTTTCTTACCTTCTTTAAGAATTTTGCGCGAAGCCAAAAGGGGGGAACGTTGTGTGGAATTTGATTCTCTAATGATTGCCATGAAACCAGATGTGTAGTGGGAAGAGATGATACTACTCTAATGTCGGCTTTTAATGTCTTCTTGAAGTACTCTACAtcgaaaatttttgaaaattcttCACTGCATAAGCGAATATGTAAATCAAAAACCAAGTATGAAGAGGGAAGAGATGACATATGGAGCAATTATGAACCCTAAATCGACAATTAGGAGCACGAAGATACACAGATTTAACCTAATAAATTAAATTGAGCTACTGTTACCTCTCATCTCCCTGTAAAACGGGGAAAACCAGCGCAGCTTCGAGAATTCTGGCGATAACTACAGCATCCACAATCTGATTCCTGATCTGAAACAATCCTCCCGAAACCAAAACCACTAAGAACTTCATCTTCTCTTTCGCAATCTTACTAGACCTCCTCCGGTAATTCAAACTAAAATCCAAACACGGCCGGTACCCTTCCCCATCCGGCTGCTGCCAGAACTCCGATGCAGTTCCTGTCACAGAACGAGGTGGTAACGGCACCATTGCAGTGGTGGTGAGACTTACCGGAGCATCGTTGTTATCAGCAGCAGTTGGATCTTGAAACACGGAGGACAATGAAGCGAGAAATAGGGGCGAGTATGAAGCTGATTGAGAAAATATAGACAACGACGGTGTGTTCAGAAACGGATTCATTGCTACACAGCATAGAATCGTAGCCAACAagaaagtgaagaagaa
The genomic region above belongs to Lactuca sativa cultivar Salinas chromosome 4, Lsat_Salinas_v11, whole genome shotgun sequence and contains:
- the LOC111877346 gene encoding O-fucosyltransferase 37, with translation MILLCSQLSFFLSQSALMAKTKSLKNSIVTLNPHIFPQFLSLFSPKNHPRNPQLSFAPSMRVFFFFFTFLLATILCCVAMNPFLNTPSLSIFSQSASYSPLFLASLSSVFQDPTAADNNDAPVSLTTTAMVPLPPRSVTGTASEFWQQPDGEGYRPCLDFSLNYRRRSSKIAKEKMKFLVVLVSGGLFQIRNQIVDAVVIARILEAALVFPVLQGDESEEFSKIFDVEYFKKTLKADIRVVSSLPTTHLVSWQSLENQIPHNVPPFWLRAKFLKKLNEEGSLVLTGLDSKLSKNLPLDLQKLRCKVAFHALKFAKPIRDLGNRIARRMWIEGPYVAIPLILEKNLWLRTKEYNSIITKEHGFLNASEVARLLKELGAPKTARLYIASGEPFEDDEAILPLKAEFPNVVTKEMLARDGELDPYRNKTLILTAIDYIVSLSSDVFLPSFDGNMVRALQGHRAYVGHRKFITMWRDFKGQPETRGRRRDRDVIAYPVPECMCKH